The Coffea arabica cultivar ET-39 chromosome 9e, Coffea Arabica ET-39 HiFi, whole genome shotgun sequence genome has a window encoding:
- the LOC113709297 gene encoding uncharacterized protein gives MSPLPFQLLELNVISAQDLAPVSQNLRTYAVAWMNPERKLRTRVDQQGKINPTWNDKFVFRVDEKFLDSETSSVMIEVYAIGWLRDTPVGSVRVLVSNLIPQNVRKTNNSQRRFVALQIRRPSGRPQGILNMGVTLLDNNMKSMPLYSELSASAVGFQDLMGVKKYKQRKNEKNGNDNSDQKEEKIKLRRTQSDCTEVKEKGNKWKGNGEGSVYNSSVVDGPTRGGSSLNGPNLNGSEIGVAKNGSMCNSDVGPSPSVVAAAVARGLYPTPLPKPHDPGSSILGDWTADDASAEGLKSKIDRWKMELPGKCDKTPNSYQKIPKEKERRQHWRRRKSANEGSGRFSCFGAACGCEFTIVCGANNGGRRSRSRLRSSSKHLANSELDSQLVSQHGIQ, from the coding sequence ATGTCTCCACTTCCGTTCCAGCTCCTGGAACTGAATGTAATATCGGCTCAGGATCTGGCACCTGTGTCCCAAAATTTACGTACATATGCAGTCGCATGGATGAATCCTGAGAGAAAACTGCGTACAAGAGTAGATCAACAAGGCAAAATCAATCCCACCTGGAACGATAAATTTGTGTTTCGTGTGGATGAAAAGTTTCTAGATTCAGAAACCTCATCGGTCATGATCGAAGTTTATGCTATAGGGTGGCTACGTGACACCCCTGTTGGATCAGTAAGAGTGCTGGTCAGCAACCTCATTCCTCAGAATGTCCGAAAGACGAATAATTCGCAAAGGCGTTTTGTTGCTCTTCAGATTCGACGTCCATCAGGTCGTCCACAAGGGATTTTGAACATGGGCGTCACGCTTCTGGATAACAACATGAAAAGCATGCCTTTGTATTCAGAGCTCAGTGCATCTGCTGTGGGGTTTCAGGACCTGATGGGCGTAAAAAAGTACAAACAACGGAAGAATGAGAAGAATGGTAATGATAATTCCGatcagaaagaagaaaagataaaGCTGAGGCGAACGCAAAGTGATTGCACAGAGGttaaagaaaagggaaacaaatgGAAGGGGAACGGAGAAGGCTCAGTATACAACAGTTCCGTAGTCGATGGCCCTACAAGAGGTGGTTCCTCATTGAATGGACCAAATTTGAATGGTTCTGAAATTGGGGTTGCCAAAAATGGATCAATGTGCAATTCTGACGTGGGGCCATCGCCTTCTGTGGTGGCTGCAGCTGTAGCCAGGGGATTGTATCCGACGCCATTGCCGAAGCCTCATGATCCAGGGAGTTCTATCCTAGGAGATTGGACAGCGGATGATGCAAGTGCTGAAGGGCTAAAATCGAAGATTGATCGATGGAAAATGGAGCTTCCTGGGAAATGTGACAAGACTCCTAATAGTTACCAGAAAATTCCGAAGGAAAAGGAACGAAGACAACATTGGAGAAGGCGGAAAAGTGCTAATGAAGGCAGCGGAAGGTTTTCGTGCTTTGGAGCTGCATGTGGATGTGAGTTTACTATTGTATGTGGAGCTAATAATGGTGGTAGGAGGAGTAGATCCCGGTTGAGGAGTAGCAGTAAGCATTTGGCCAATTCAGAGTTAGATTCTCAGTTAGTTTCACAACATGGGATCCAGTGA
- the LOC113710674 gene encoding uncharacterized protein: MSLDYVPFKLLEINILSAQDLPAVSKMLRTFAVAWIGPDQKLSTRIDHQGHTNPTWNYKLVFRVDKKFLRNESSAITIEIYNVAWLRDLPIGTTHLFINHISPPLMPNSPTMRSVALHIRRPSGHLQGILHVGVNLIDNGISDSPLRSEISAFAYENQVMVRNDHQNVQEESVIENAQENIEHKDFQIQDQPSVSQKALSNDDVVSSNEGSNDLKNQMQLKLRTRSMASTNLSLGTVMHPLPSEVADNLKKGFYTTDADDYGSSIFENWSEPSHRLSLRSKNVEWPSEEQIPLKKDHEGHKLKKHHKGHKTDDQEGHKAVRPKRRRPSDGGGLFSCFLKGFEFTFVCGSKNMTKEREKIRRHHKLHVDHAEENMHRFYI, encoded by the coding sequence ATGTCTCTTGATTATGTTCCTTTCAAGCTCCTGGAGATCAATATCCTATCCGCCCAAGACCTTCCTGCAGTTTCCAAAATGTTGCGCACATTTGCTGTTGCCTGGATTGGCCCTGATCAAAAATTAAGCACAAGAATCGATCATCAAGGCCACACCAACCCCACCTGGAACTACAAGTTGGTTTTTCGGGTTGACAAGAAATTTCTTCGGAATGAATCATCGGCAATAACAATAGAAATCTATAATGTTGCATGGCTGCGTGACCTTCCGATTGGAACAACACATCTTTTCATCAACCACATTTCACCTCCTCTGATGCCAAATAGTCCAACTATGCGATCTGTTGCTCTTCATATTCGTCGCCCGTCAGGGCATCTTCAGGGAATTCTTCACGTTGGAGTCAACCTGATAGACAATGGGATTTCAGACAGCCCCCTGAGGAGCGAAATCAGCGCGTTCGCTTATGAAAATCAGGTCATGGTACGGAATGATCATCAGAACGTCCAAGAAGAAAGTGTCATAGAAAATGCTCAAGAAAATATTGAGCACAAGGATTTTCAAATCCAAGATCAACCCTCCGTCAGCCAAAAAGCATTGTCTAATGATGATGTAGTCTCGAGCAATGAAGGTAGCAATGATTTGAAgaatcaaatgcaattgaagtTGAGGACGAGAAGCATGGCCTCAACAAATTTATCATTGGGTACTGTCATGCATCCTTTGCCATCAGAGGTTGCAGATAACCTGAAGAAGGGATTTTATACCACGGATGCGGATGATTATGGCAGCTCCATATTTGAGAATTGGAGCGAGCCAAGTCATCGTCTTAGTTTGAGATCAAAAAATGTGGAATGGCCATCGGAGGAACAAATTCCACTGAAAAAAGATCATGAAGGCCACAAATTAAAAAAGCACCACAAGGGCCACAAAACAGACGATCAAGAGGGCCATAAAGCTGTTCGACCAAAACGAAGGCGGCCCTCGGATGGAGGAGGATTATTCTCGTGCTTTCTGAAAGGTTTTGAATTTACTTTTGTCTGCGGGTCTAAGAATATGacgaaagaaagagagaagatTCGTCGTCACCATAAACTTCACGTTGACCATGCGGAAGAAAACATGCACAGGTTCTACATATGA
- the LOC113710673 gene encoding plasmodesmata-located protein 2-like, giving the protein MDPSKTLNHLHFFLPTFVLCYCMILQSVYTSNLDYKQLVYNHCANQTSEDHTTVSLSSILPALFQELLEHSTKSKFFETNAGNDKVAVSGLFQCRGDLSNKDCYSCVNKLPEVSNKLCSQSLPARVQLSGCSIHYRADGVQTSGLQLLHKSCSGQTGSIGFPERRDAAFAAVQECIMSGQGFCEETCESIHVMAQCDGNLGACDCGECVNTAVEIAQETCGYSVSGEIYLDGCFVSYKYQGNEFNGDWNEDKGSFGRSSNKLIAIVIGGIAVVLTGAGLCYFCGSWGRKKDDY; this is encoded by the exons ATGGATCCATCTAAGACCCTCAATCATCTTCACTTTTTTCTACCAACATTTGTACTATGTTATTGCATGATCTTACAATCTGTATACACATCCAATTTAGACTATAAGCAATTAGTCTACAATCACTGCGCAAACCAGACATCAGAGGATCATACCACTGTATCTCTGTCGTCCATTCTGCCAGCTCTTTTTCAAGAACTTTTGGAGCATTCCACAAAATCCAAGTTCTTTGAAACCAATGCCGGTAACGATAAGGTGGCTGTATCAGGCCTCTTTCAGTGCAGAGGTGATTTGAGTAACAAAGATTGTTACAGCTGCGTCAACAAACTTCCTGAAGTATCAAACAAATTGTGCAGTCAGAGTTTACCTGCCCGAGTTCAGCTATCTGGTTGTAGTATACACTATCGGGCTGATGGAGTTCAAACTTCGGGACTGCAGTTGCTCCATAAGTCCTGCAGTGGCCAAACAGGGTCTATTGGATTCCCTGAGAGGAGGGATGCTGCATTTGCAGCTGTCCAAGAGTGTATTATGAGCGGTCAGGGATTTTGTGAAGAGACCTGTGAATCAATACATGTAATGGCACAGTGCGATGGGAATCTAGGTGCGTGTGATTGTGGTGAATGTGTTAACACCGCAGTGGAGATTGCTCAGGAAACGTGCGGGTACTCAGTTTCTGGAGAAATTTATCTGGACGGTTGTTTTGTTAGCTACAAATATCAAGGGAATGAGTTTAATGGTGACTGGAACGAAG ATAAGGGATCATTTGGACGCAGTTCAAATAAATTAATAGCAATTGTTATTGGCGGAATAGCTGTGGTGTTGACAGGAGCGGGCCTCTGCTATTTCTGCGGATCATGGGGGCGAAAAAAGGACG ACTATTGA